A section of the uncultured Fusobacterium sp. genome encodes:
- a CDS encoding nuclear transport factor 2 family protein, which translates to MSEKIYIERENKIKLWFKMWLQKENKGIEEIFSETAIYIESWGPQYNNLSEITYWFNEWNQRGTVKKWDILEFTHNKNKTFVEWKFFCEMNNGEIQKFDGVSIIKWNELNKIIYLKEFGCNDDTYNPYKEEREIKKYNWF; encoded by the coding sequence ATGAGTGAGAAAATTTATATAGAAAGAGAAAATAAAATTAAATTATGGTTTAAAATGTGGTTACAAAAAGAAAATAAGGGTATAGAAGAAATATTTTCAGAAACAGCAATTTATATAGAAAGTTGGGGACCTCAATATAATAATTTATCAGAAATTACTTATTGGTTTAATGAGTGGAATCAAAGAGGAACAGTAAAAAAATGGGATATATTAGAATTTACGCACAATAAAAATAAAACTTTTGTTGAGTGGAAATTTTTTTGTGAAATGAATAATGGAGAAATACAAAAGTTTGATGGAGTTTCAATTATAAAATGGAATGAGTTAAATAAAATTATCTATTTAAAAGAATTTGGTTGTAATGATGATACTTATAATCCTTATAAAGAAGAGAGAGAAATAAAAAAATATAATTGGTTTTAG
- a CDS encoding RNA 2'-phosphotransferase, whose amino-acid sequence MRKLDDIKLGKFLSLILRHKPETVGITLDKNGWVDVNELIEKIKLSGRYIDMEILERIVRENNKKRYSFNEKKEKIRASQGHSIEVELNLKEMTPPTILYHGTATRFLESIREKGIIKGKRQYVHLSKDIETARNVGKRHGEVVILLIDIEGLKKIGHKFYLSENNVWLSDNIPSKYILWDKIIY is encoded by the coding sequence ATGAGAAAATTAGATGATATAAAACTTGGAAAATTTTTAAGTCTTATTCTTAGACATAAACCAGAAACAGTAGGAATAACTTTAGATAAAAATGGTTGGGTAGATGTAAATGAGTTAATAGAAAAAATAAAACTTTCAGGTAGATATATTGATATGGAAATACTAGAAAGAATAGTTAGAGAAAATAATAAGAAGAGATACTCTTTTAATGAAAAGAAAGAAAAAATAAGAGCTAGTCAAGGACACTCTATTGAAGTGGAGTTAAATTTAAAAGAGATGACACCTCCAACTATTCTATATCATGGAACAGCAACTAGATTTTTAGAAAGTATTAGAGAAAAAGGAATAATAAAAGGAAAAAGACAATATGTTCATCTGTCTAAAGATATAGAAACTGCCAGAAATGTTGGGAAAAGACATGGAGAAGTAGTTATTTTACTAATAGACATAGAGGGCTTGAAGAAAATTGGACATAAATTTTATCTATCAGAGAATAATGTTTGGTTGAGTGATAATATTCCAAGTAAATATATTTTATGGGATAAAATTATTTATTAA